One stretch of Arachis hypogaea cultivar Tifrunner chromosome 20, arahy.Tifrunner.gnm2.J5K5, whole genome shotgun sequence DNA includes these proteins:
- the LOC112785876 gene encoding uncharacterized protein, which translates to MDDIPEKYGDPGPCLVTCTIDGVQSVDCMCDLGACVSIMPLSVYEVLKLLPLKQSATQFVLADKSIISVVDIAEDVLVSIKGLDFPIDFHNLKMPPSDSGRTSSILLGRPFLKTSRFKLDVFSGAYSFEIDGREVSFNLDEAMRHPPEDHSIFRCDLIDNVVAKVHQDDFHGKSMIQDPSVGSSHVCEEDTLPHSVLPDDQVPNHEPSADLKPLPTHLKYAFLEENQKFSVIIAGELTSQQEKKLLNVLRRNKKAIG; encoded by the coding sequence ATGGATGATATACCGGAAAAATATGGTGACCCCGGTCCTTGCCTAGTGACTTGCACCATAGATGGGGTACAATCtgttgattgcatgtgtgatctTGGTGCTTGTGTGAGCATTATGCCTTTGTCTGTTTATGAGGTCTTGAAGCTTCTACCATTGAAACAGTCGGCCACCCAGTTTGTTTtggcggataaaagcataatttCTGTGGTAGATATTGCGGAGGATGTTCTAGTGAGTATAAAGGGGTTGGACTTCCCAATTGATTTTCATAATCTTAAGATGCCCCCTAGTGACTCCGGGAGGACATCATCTATCTTACTTGGGAGACCGTTCTTGAAGACCTCCCGGTTCAAATTGGATGTATTTTCGGGTGCTTACTCGTTTGAGATCGATGGAAGAGAAGTGAGTTTTAATCTTGATGAAGCCATGAGACACCCaccggaggatcattctatcttccGGTGTGATTTGATTGATAATGTTGTGGCCAAAGTTCACCAAGATGATTTTCATGGAAAGAGTATGATTCAAGACCCAAGTGTGGGGAGTTCCCATGTATGTGAAGAAGACACCTTACCACATTCGGTGCTACCGGATGATCAAGTGCCTAACCATGAACCAAGTGCAGATTTGAAGCCACTCCCAACCCACCTAAAATATGCCTTTCTTGAGGAGAACCAAAAGTTCTCGGTGATAATTGCAGGGGAGCTTACCTCCCAACAGGAGAAGAAGTTGCTTAATGTCTTGAGGAGGAACAAGAAGGCCATTGGGTAG